The following coding sequences lie in one Ictalurus furcatus strain D&B chromosome 7, Billie_1.0, whole genome shotgun sequence genomic window:
- the cpdp gene encoding CPD photolyase — protein MRAISGRIIRCSLEVRRFSVIMSENKRNLKRKGEPMKGLEKLAAARGAERGARWLQEKVEEMRRNSSECKFNTKRLRFLSDAKKVRQGCGAVLYWMARDQRVQDNWALVYAQQLALEENLPLHVCFCLVPRYLEATYRQYAFMLRGLQEVAKECTSLGIQFHLLRGEPELTLPGFVKHWDIGAVVTDFNPLRLPLQWTERVKKELPPDVPFIQVDAHNVVPCWGASNKLEYAARTIRGKITKLLPEFLTEFPPVDMHPHPSTKTAKKVDWEKVMSSLEVDRSVGEVLWAQPGTAGGVAMLESFIDQRLRIFASERNNPNASALSQLSPWIHSGQLSAQRVLLEVKRWGKHSTESVSSFTEELLVRRELSDNFCFYNDNYDNINGAYDWAKKTLQDHAKDSRPYLYTREQLENADTHDQLWNAAQRQLMLEGKMHGFMRMYWAKKILEWTASPEEAVNISIYLNDRYALDGCDPNGYVGCMWSVCGIHDQGWAERPVFGKVRYMNYAGCKRKFDVGQFERRYAGKKA, from the exons ATGCGGGCTATTTCTGGCAGAATTATTCGCTGTAGTTTAGAAGTTAGAAGATTTTCCGTCATCATGTCCGAGAATAAAAGGAACCTGAAGCGCAAAGGAGAGCCGATGAAAGGCCTGGAGAAGCTCGCAGCAGCCCGGGGAGCGGAGAGAGGAGCGCGGTGGCTGCAGGAGAAAGTGGAGGAGATGCGGAGAAACTCATCTGAGTGTAAATTCAACACGAAGCGTCTCCGGTTCCTGTCTGACGCCAAGAAAGTGAGACAGGGCTGCGGGGCGGTGCTTTACTGGATGGCCCGGGATCAGAGAGTGCAGG atAACTGGGCCCTGGTTTACGCTCAGCAGCTCGCCCTGGAAGAGAATTTGCCTCTCCACGTGTGTTTCTGCCTCGTGCCACGGTATTTAGAGGCGACTTATCGCCAATACGCCTTCATGCTCAGGGGACTGCAGGAAGTGGCCAAG GAGTGTACAAGTCTGGGTATTCAGTTCCACCTCCTGCGTGGCGAGCCCGAGCTGACACTGCCTGGTTTTGTGAAACACTGGGACATCGGTGCCGTTGTGACTGATTTCAACCCTCTCCGTCTTCCACTGCAGTGGACTGAACGTGTGAAAAAGGAGCTTCCGCCTGATGTCCCCTTCATTCAG GTCGACGCCCATAATGTGGTGCCATGCTGGGGGGCATCGAATAAACTGGAGTATGCAGCCAGAACGATCCGGGGGAAAATCACCAAACTCCTCCCAGAGTTCCTCACCGAGTTTCCTCCAGTGGACATGCACCCTCACCCGTCCACCAAAACGGCAAAG AAGGTGGATTGGGAGAAAGTGATGTCATCACTGGAGGTCGACCGCAGCGTTGGGGAGGTTTTGTGGGCACAGCCGGGAACAGCGGGAGGTGTCGCCATGCTTGAGTCGTTTATAGACCAGCGGCTGCGTATTTTTGCCTCCGAGAGGAACAACCCGAACGCCAGTGCGCTCAGCCAGCTCTCACCCTGGATCCACTcgg GTCAGTTATCAGCTCAGCGTGTGCTGTTGGAGGTGAAGCGTTGGGGGAAACACTCGACCGAGTCAGTGTCCTCCTTCACAGAGGAGCTGTTAGTACGCAGGGAGCTCTCCGATAACTTCTGCTTCTACAACGACAACTACGACAACATCAACG GTGCGTATGATTGGGCGAAGAAGACGCTGCAGGATCACGCTAAAGACTCTCGGCCTTATCTGTACACACGAGAGCAACTGGAAAACGCAGACACACACGACCAGCTGTGGAACGCTGCACAG AGGCAGCTTATGTTAGAGGGGAAGATGCACGGTTTCATGCGCATGTACTGGGCTAAGAAGATCCTGGAGTGGACAGCTTCACCCGAGGAGGCGGTGAACATCTCCATCTATCTGAACGACCGCTACGCGCTGGATGGCTGCGACCCGAACGGATACGTGG gCTGCATGTGGTCCGTCTGTGGGATTCATGATCAGGGCTGGGCGGAGCGGCCCGTTTTCGGTAAAGTGCGCTACATGAATTACGCAGGCTGCAAGCGCAAGTTCGATGTGGGCCAGTTCGAGAGGAGGTACGCTGGGAAGAAggcctga
- the LOC128610688 gene encoding neuromedin-U receptor 1-like, whose product MMLHHNCSSSPFPDPSWCLESGECILENLSLEDVADLCESRSVYVEKFLGPRRSPHFLPICVSYLIIFCVGSLGNGLTCTVIMRHRSMRTPTNFYLLSLAISDLLVLLLGLPLELYELWSNYPFLLGTGGCYFKTCLFEMVCFASVLNVTAVSAERYLAVVHPLRVKHVMTHGHVRRVIVTLWIVSFLCALPNTSLHGLKMLPPKFGQSFPESAVCDLVKPSWIYGLLVQLTALFFFLIPMMSIGTLYLLIALQLHQETLLQDNATAWHPGAQKIRHRQVTKMLFVLVVVFAICWAPFHIDRVMWSYIDNWSEQNLHAFELVHLTSGVFFYLSSAVNPILYSLMSSRFRGLFREVACRKNEQKFNITQITFRTTV is encoded by the exons ATGATGCTTCACCACAACTGCTCCTCATCCCCATTCCCAGACCCTTCATGGTGCCTGGAATCTGGCGAGTGCATCTTGGAGAACCTAAGTTTAGAGGACGTGGCGGATTTGTGTGAGAGCCGGAGCGTGTATGTGGAAAAGTTTTTGGGACCACGGCGCTCTCCTCACTTTCTGCCAATCTGTGTCTCCTATTTAATCATCTTCTGTGTCGGATCGCTGGGAAATGGACTAACGTGCACTGTGATCATGCGCCATCGCTCCATGCGCACACCCACCAACTTCTACCTGCTCAGCCTGGCCATTTCAGACCTGCTGGTGCTCCTGTTGGGTTTGCCGTTGGAGCTTTATGAGCTGTGGTCCAACTATCCGTTCCTGCTTGGAACCGGAGGCTGCTACTTCAAAACGTGCCTGTTCGAGATGGTGTGTTTCGCCTCAGTGCTGAATGTTACGGCGGTCAGCGCCGAGCGATACCTCGCTGTCGTCCACCCTCTACGTGTTAAGCACGTCATGACACATGGCCATGTCAGACGGGTCATCGTGACGCTGTGGATCGTGTCATTTCTTTGCGCTTTGCCCAACACCAGCTTGCACGGCTTGAAAATGTTACCTCCGAAGTTCGGCCAGAGTTTTCCCGAGTCAGCCGTGTGCGACCTGGTGAAGCCTTCATGGATCTACGGGCTGCTAGTCCAGCTTACTgcgctcttcttcttcctcattcCCATGATGAGCATCGGCACGCTTTACCTGCTCATCGCACTCCAGCTGCACCAAGAAACGTTACTGCAGGACAACGCCACAGCCTGGCACCCAGGAGCGCAGAAAATACGCCATCGCCAGGTCACCAAAATGCTGT TTgtattggtggtggtgtttgcCATCTGCTGGGCGCCATTTCACATCGACCGTGTCATGTGGAGCTACATCGACAACTGGAGCGAACAGAACCTACACGCCTTCGAGTTGGTTCACCTGACCTCAGGTGTGTTCTTCTACCTGAGCTCAGCCGTTAACCCCATCCTGTACAGCCTGATGTCCTCGCGCTTCAGAGGGCTGTTCCGGGAGGTCGCGTGCCGAAAGAACGAGCAGAAATTCAACATTACGCAGATCACCTTTCGCACCACGGTGTGA